In Candidatus Binatus sp., one genomic interval encodes:
- a CDS encoding chaperone modulator CbpM gives MARQGSLSTSRKRRRGNAGVVLVSRTVLCSMCGISETQLAVWEHEDLVTPARIGEVEGREERLYDREAMRRVRVIRTLGEELEVNLPGIGVILHLLDRMGR, from the coding sequence ATGGCGCGGCAGGGGTCGTTATCGACGTCGAGGAAGAGGCGGCGCGGCAATGCGGGCGTCGTGCTGGTGAGCCGGACGGTGCTGTGCTCGATGTGCGGGATCAGCGAGACGCAGCTCGCGGTGTGGGAGCACGAGGATTTGGTGACGCCGGCGAGGATCGGGGAAGTCGAGGGGCGCGAAGAGCGGCTATACGATCGCGAGGCGATGCGGCGGGTGCGGGTGATCCGGACGTTGGGGGAGGAGTTGGAGGTGAATCTGCCGGGCATCGGGGTGATCTTGCATTTGCTGGATCGGATGGGGCGGTGA